In the Paenibacillus sp. FSL H7-0357 genome, one interval contains:
- a CDS encoding DUF2627 domain-containing protein, protein MKLLISRFIAILILVIPGLLAMTGFLMMKDDIFNYISMHGDDAVTPDFAWLHFGGGLLLFLAGMSFLGGWILTRDRKKNYVGPRFREKQKIQQPPATKSNP, encoded by the coding sequence ATGAAACTGCTGATTTCACGCTTCATTGCCATCCTTATTCTGGTTATTCCCGGCCTGCTGGCCATGACGGGCTTCCTGATGATGAAAGATGATATTTTCAACTATATCTCCATGCATGGCGACGATGCTGTGACACCGGATTTTGCCTGGCTGCATTTTGGCGGGGGGCTGCTGCTCTTCTTGGCCGGGATGAGCTTTCTCGGAGGCTGGATTCTGACGCGTGACCGTAAAAAGAACTATGTCGGCCCGCGGTTCAGAGAGAAGCAAAAAATCCAGCAGCCGCCTGCTACGAAAAGTAATCCTTAA
- a CDS encoding ABC transporter ATP-binding protein, translating to MLHQQQTPALDSNAIIVSGAGKTLNQTKIIRSVSFAVPHNSIFAIIGPNGAGKTTLLRLIMGLLTLDEGTITYSSDLRKISVLLENDYLFETKTGRENIRDFCIYLDVSPASASTMIERYAALLQLETALDNKVASYSKGMKRKLSLLITLLKDSPILLLDEPTSGVDPESRLVMRSVLRGLKDEGKTLILTSHDLAEVQKISDWITILIGGSIVDIIHNQEFCGDLEQRFFTVLKEAR from the coding sequence TTGCTGCATCAACAACAGACCCCGGCACTGGACAGCAATGCGATTATCGTATCCGGCGCAGGCAAAACATTAAATCAGACAAAGATCATCCGCAGCGTTTCTTTCGCTGTGCCTCATAACAGCATTTTTGCCATCATCGGCCCGAACGGAGCGGGCAAAACAACCCTGCTGCGTCTCATCATGGGTCTCTTGACACTGGATGAAGGAACGATTACTTATTCCAGTGATCTGCGGAAAATCTCGGTATTGCTGGAGAATGATTACTTATTCGAGACCAAAACCGGGCGTGAAAACATCCGTGATTTCTGCATCTATTTGGACGTAAGTCCGGCGTCGGCTTCTACGATGATCGAACGATATGCTGCTCTTCTGCAGCTCGAAACCGCACTTGATAATAAAGTGGCTTCCTATTCCAAAGGCATGAAACGAAAGCTGTCGCTGCTGATTACGCTGCTGAAGGATTCCCCCATTCTGCTGCTGGACGAGCCTACCTCCGGTGTCGATCCCGAATCAAGACTGGTCATGCGCAGCGTCCTGCGCGGTTTGAAGGATGAAGGCAAAACACTTATCCTTACCTCTCACGATCTGGCGGAGGTTCAAAAAATCAGCGATTGGATCACCATCCTGATCGGCGGTTCCATTGTTGATATTATCCATAATCAAGAATTCTGCGGTGATTTGGAGCAACGGTTCTTCACTGTACTTAAGGAGGCTAGATAA
- a CDS encoding ABC transporter ATP-binding protein, translated as MFKALIEPFKHPKLDLGLGEGRSFGAASNRKPQAKAKNWSATLKRIWSYLAERKAKLFLVLLMVLFSSGLALLGPYLISRAVDHYLEGSGGRTWGTFLITLALVYVLNSLTSWLQNIWMIEIAQETIYRIRTDLFAHLHRLPISFFNRRQQGEIMSRLTNDIENISSTLNSSAIQIFSSVLTLLGTVGVMLWLSPLLTLLTFIVVPLMTLGMRWITRRTGPLFKERQRSMGELNGYIEETLSGQRIIKAFSQEERVISGFRERNTRIMLSGYWAQSISGFIPKLMNGLNNLSFAIVAGVGGLLAIRGLVTVGVIIAFVEYTRQFTRPLNDLANQWNTLLSAIAGAERVFEVMDEETEAKDEGAAVSLEQVEGAVTFKDVSFSYDGGADTLQNISFEAKPGEMIALVGPTGAGKTTLIGLLSRFYDPSKGSITLDGMDLSSIRRESLRSQMAFVLQDSFLFKGTIRDNIRYGRLDATDEEVEQAAKLANAHSFIMRMRGGYERMLSVDGSGISQGQKQLLAIARAILANPSMLVLDEATSSIDTVTEIKIQEGLQALMKGRTSFVIAHRLGTIRAADRILVLQGGRLLQQGTHDELLQQGGLYSELVRGAKDEAAM; from the coding sequence ATGTTCAAAGCATTAATTGAACCTTTCAAGCATCCGAAGCTGGATCTGGGACTTGGAGAGGGTAGAAGCTTCGGGGCGGCCTCGAACCGCAAGCCCCAAGCGAAAGCGAAAAATTGGTCGGCTACGCTGAAACGGATCTGGAGTTATCTTGCCGAGCGCAAAGCCAAGCTGTTCCTCGTGCTTCTGATGGTGCTGTTCAGCTCCGGTCTGGCGCTGCTTGGACCTTATCTGATCAGCCGGGCGGTCGATCATTACTTAGAGGGATCGGGGGGCAGAACCTGGGGGACCTTCCTCATTACCCTTGCACTTGTATATGTGCTCAATTCATTAACTTCCTGGCTGCAAAATATTTGGATGATCGAAATTGCCCAGGAGACAATCTACCGGATACGCACCGATTTGTTCGCGCACCTGCACCGTTTGCCGATTTCCTTCTTCAACCGCAGGCAGCAGGGCGAAATTATGAGCCGCCTGACCAATGACATCGAGAATATCAGCTCCACCCTGAACAGCTCGGCGATCCAGATTTTCTCCAGTGTCCTCACGCTGCTGGGCACCGTGGGTGTCATGCTATGGCTCAGCCCGCTGCTTACGCTGCTGACGTTTATTGTAGTGCCGCTGATGACGCTGGGGATGCGCTGGATAACGCGGCGAACCGGTCCGCTGTTCAAGGAGCGGCAGCGCAGCATGGGCGAGCTCAACGGCTATATAGAAGAGACATTGTCGGGACAGCGGATTATCAAGGCGTTCTCGCAGGAGGAACGGGTCATTTCCGGTTTCCGTGAACGCAATACGCGGATTATGCTGTCGGGGTATTGGGCGCAGTCGATTTCCGGCTTTATTCCCAAGCTGATGAATGGCCTGAACAATCTGAGCTTTGCCATTGTTGCCGGTGTGGGCGGCCTGCTGGCGATCCGCGGCCTGGTCACTGTCGGTGTCATCATCGCCTTTGTGGAGTATACACGTCAATTTACGCGGCCGCTTAATGATCTGGCGAACCAGTGGAACACACTGCTGTCGGCGATTGCCGGGGCGGAGCGGGTGTTTGAGGTTATGGACGAAGAGACTGAAGCCAAGGATGAAGGCGCGGCCGTATCGCTGGAACAGGTGGAGGGGGCGGTGACGTTCAAGGACGTCTCTTTCTCTTATGACGGCGGCGCCGATACATTGCAGAATATCAGCTTTGAAGCGAAGCCGGGCGAGATGATCGCCCTCGTCGGACCTACAGGGGCCGGCAAGACAACACTGATAGGCCTCTTATCGCGGTTCTATGATCCGAGCAAAGGAAGCATTACGCTGGACGGCATGGATCTTTCGTCCATCCGCAGGGAAAGTCTGCGCAGCCAGATGGCTTTTGTGCTGCAGGATTCCTTCTTGTTCAAAGGCACAATCCGCGACAATATCCGCTACGGCAGGCTGGACGCTACGGACGAGGAAGTGGAGCAGGCGGCGAAGCTGGCGAATGCCCATTCCTTCATCATGCGGATGCGCGGCGGCTACGAGCGGATGCTCTCCGTGGACGGCAGCGGGATTAGCCAGGGGCAAAAGCAGCTGCTGGCGATCGCAAGAGCGATTCTCGCCAATCCTTCCATGCTGGTGCTGGATGAGGCGACCAGCAGCATTGATACGGTGACTGAAATCAAGATTCAGGAAGGGCTGCAGGCGCTGATGAAAGGCCGGACAAGCTTCGTGATCGCCCACAGACTGGGCACCATCCGCGCGGCGGACCGTATCCTGGTATTGCAGGGCGGACGTTTGCTGCAGCAGGGCACACATGACGAACTGCTGCAGCAAGGCGGACTGTACAGCGAACTGGTTCGGGGTGCCAAGGATGAGGCAGCGATGTAA
- a CDS encoding ABC transporter ATP-binding protein, translated as MNLIFSYLKRYRVAAIAALVMMLIELSVELSQPLLISKIIDNGIREKDNSVVWLWGGVLAVSAIIAFAAGVLSSFFASHASQGFAFDLRDKLYGKVQSFTYEVFSRFPTSSLITRLTGDVTQLQDTIFMGLRFMTRVPLVVLGSVVMALVVHVKLGLLLTVTLPVLILFLAWVIRRSSGLFRSVQVRLDGVNGVIQENLTGIRLIRVFVRMGHEIGRFASFSGELMKSTVAALRLTETTAPLIMLIVNAGIMAVLWFGRIEISAGEATLGQTVAVINYSLRTIGAMSALSSIMATFSRAIASSQRVAEVMSADAVPDVMAEQAVQTNERKRGVSGRSDYTGPDAIQGEVEFENVSFSYPGSEIAVLEEISFKVKSGERVAIMGATGSGKSSLVGLIPRLYEQNHGVISIDGVDSSELDIAKLRGAIGYVPQEVLLFTGSVRDNIAWGNEHATREEIERAAAAAQIHETVRGLPQGYDTMLGQRGVNLSGGQKQRLTIARAIVRKPAILILDDSTSALDAVTEGLLLEELKHMSCTTFLITQKISSTVSADLILLLDEGRLIAKGTHGELMTGSSLYRKIYESQGKEAVHHVQSIN; from the coding sequence ATGAACTTAATTTTTTCTTATCTCAAAAGATACCGGGTGGCGGCGATCGCTGCCCTGGTAATGATGCTTATCGAGCTTTCGGTGGAACTGTCGCAGCCTTTGCTGATCTCCAAAATTATCGATAATGGGATCAGGGAGAAGGATAATTCAGTAGTCTGGCTGTGGGGCGGTGTACTTGCAGTAAGCGCGATTATAGCGTTTGCGGCGGGTGTGCTCAGCTCTTTTTTTGCGTCTCATGCCAGTCAGGGATTTGCTTTTGATCTCAGGGACAAGCTGTACGGGAAGGTGCAGTCCTTCACCTATGAAGTGTTCAGCCGTTTTCCGACCTCGTCGCTGATTACGCGTCTTACCGGAGATGTGACCCAACTGCAGGATACAATATTTATGGGGCTGCGGTTTATGACCCGGGTGCCGCTTGTTGTCTTGGGCAGTGTGGTCATGGCTTTGGTCGTGCATGTGAAGCTGGGGCTGCTGCTGACGGTGACATTGCCGGTGCTGATTCTGTTCCTGGCGTGGGTGATACGCAGGTCATCAGGTTTGTTTCGCAGCGTGCAAGTCCGGCTGGATGGGGTAAACGGCGTTATTCAGGAGAATCTGACCGGCATCCGTTTAATTCGTGTGTTTGTCCGTATGGGCCACGAGATTGGCCGGTTCGCTTCATTCAGCGGAGAGCTGATGAAGTCGACTGTAGCTGCACTCCGATTGACAGAAACAACAGCTCCGCTGATTATGCTGATCGTCAACGCGGGGATTATGGCGGTTTTATGGTTTGGAAGGATTGAGATTTCTGCAGGGGAAGCAACCCTGGGACAGACCGTGGCGGTCATTAACTACTCGTTGCGCACGATAGGTGCTATGTCAGCCTTGTCCTCGATCATGGCGACGTTCTCGCGTGCAATTGCTTCTTCGCAGCGGGTGGCGGAAGTGATGTCGGCAGATGCAGTTCCGGATGTAATGGCGGAGCAAGCCGTACAGACCAATGAGCGTAAGCGTGGTGTTTCTGGACGCAGTGACTATACCGGACCGGATGCTATACAGGGTGAGGTTGAATTTGAGAATGTCAGCTTCAGTTATCCGGGGAGCGAGATCGCAGTCCTGGAAGAGATCTCCTTTAAGGTGAAATCTGGAGAACGGGTGGCGATTATGGGGGCAACCGGCTCCGGGAAATCCTCATTGGTCGGACTGATTCCCCGGTTATATGAGCAGAACCATGGGGTGATCTCAATTGACGGTGTGGACAGCTCGGAGCTGGATATTGCCAAGCTGAGGGGAGCGATTGGTTATGTGCCACAGGAGGTACTGCTCTTCACCGGCTCGGTACGTGACAATATTGCCTGGGGGAATGAGCACGCAACCCGGGAAGAGATCGAGCGGGCAGCTGCTGCGGCGCAAATCCACGAAACGGTGAGAGGTCTTCCTCAAGGCTATGACACCATGCTGGGGCAGCGGGGGGTCAATCTGTCCGGCGGGCAAAAGCAGCGGCTGACTATCGCCCGGGCGATTGTGCGAAAGCCGGCGATACTCATTCTGGATGACAGCACCAGTGCGCTAGATGCAGTAACGGAAGGTCTTTTGCTGGAGGAACTGAAGCATATGTCCTGCACAACCTTTCTTATTACCCAGAAGATCAGCTCCACGGTATCGGCAGACCTGATCCTGCTGCTGGATGAAGGCCGGTTAATCGCCAAAGGTACCCATGGAGAGCTTATGACCGGCTCTTCCCTCTACCGGAAAATTTATGAATCCCAGGGCAAGGAGGCGGTGCATCATGTTCAAAGCATTAATTGA
- a CDS encoding holin — protein MNDMLNQVMVFASVLAAAVFAVLQTVKAMVSIPKNFIPIIGLVIGILAGWAAYPFTDLEVVPRLWAGAFAGLSSTGIFELGKNNPGNTK, from the coding sequence ATGAATGATATGCTGAATCAAGTGATGGTCTTTGCTTCTGTGCTCGCAGCTGCTGTTTTTGCAGTGTTGCAAACTGTAAAAGCAATGGTGAGCATTCCTAAAAACTTTATCCCTATTATCGGTCTAGTCATTGGTATTTTGGCAGGATGGGCAGCTTACCCGTTTACTGATTTGGAAGTGGTGCCGCGGTTATGGGCCGGAGCATTTGCGGGGTTATCATCAACCGGTATCTTTGAACTTGGAAAAAATAACCCGGGTAACACTAAGTAA
- a CDS encoding LPD38 domain-containing protein encodes MSTFDAVRNRKRGEEAKQRVLNRTYSPKDEQRESSFAAVRNREIVDTTAENNARSKALLSSTLSSVGKGPQVQGFDTTPQPVKTQPIDFKAEQLKSKQIAAFQGKLPAASALNIPVTSLQTQLQGRLPAASLLNQTGGGPANASQIPGISQYEINKKEIASAPPVVKQYAQAMNYLMEGNPIGVAIGNAFSGNSGATRKDSSGNTVVDKVADAVNNFVTPFLTPTGAPVGSGPNVAPYEAAGKLLNTGAGMKATNAISKIIPKVSPSTANNIVRGGLTEGLAGTVQNVASGLMNQQDSNREIGINALIGGGFGLGLGTVGGAVKSGFEKFAEVRAARNSGIPEGAAIETPSSITNRNPNIETDIPVQEMIARAPEAVKSAPEKVKPAIDENISARDREIINKPASELTQEDIDYALKSSLENERVLYSSPAPEPKPVSSPEPVKLPVKTELQEVEEAIQAVNHPNVRDKVYSYLDDAEKAARERIAKRKGNLNSSPLPEWADYAVIMASKLGKSTIKVANFTEELVKEFGESVRPHADKILRMSREELRRQERLVSDEGKAAIEFNTKTEGDAASFRTKISRDVKVKKKPFGERWQQWRTQTTDDLAALETVEKNVRGGKLASAEDSLYKAARLFKGAPERASLIIQDRLGPVIRRVEAIGKTSEDLEDYVLAMHAKDVNAAGYKSGYTNQEIKSIIDELASPEMIAAQQEIVKVNRDMLKELVDSGVVSKELYDVLGERWKNYIPLFREMDNDKVGLGGGLSSALANVTSPIKALQGSERKVIAPLENMVKNIFQSVNAAERNNVARQIPKLAELDGNGTFFRKLTNAEQVGEKNVVKVKVDGKEVRYEVQPEVYKALMNLDQESSNTLINILSKPASLLRAGATLTPEFALRNPIRDINNAFVVSESGFNPITDFGAGLIQTITKGPLYKEWIDNLGAYGNTLSMDRNLHKKALETVLRQPNSKKFVNLVNGKSLIGLLRAISDTTESATKVGEYRAALRSGSSKQEAAYRSRDLMDFARGGASVRPLNRVVSFFNANVQGKSKLIRAIKNDPLGVVSRGFVSVTAPTIGIFIANREFANKTQKDTIANAPDWMKDSFWLLAVPGTDTVARIPKPFDLAAVFANLPEKALDFVFNKDSAAFDGFARRALKDASLPTQISGLLPLYEGYSNYSFFKEGPIIPRSEQGLEFSDQYDPVRTTTSARIIAGGVEKLTGGKGTFKNFSSPRVIDNTLQGLTAGLGKYASDAVDFILDKTGAFERTAKPAKSIEQAPFTRSFLVDPNQGGKAMDKFYQKKEELTKEKASAKLNKKPFTKQGQLKSINDVSEAVSDINKTIKAIERGPLNSKQKQLKIEPLIKRRNEMIQRLTLKMKDQK; translated from the coding sequence ATGTCAACATTTGACGCGGTTCGTAATCGTAAACGGGGCGAAGAGGCGAAGCAGCGTGTGCTAAATCGTACTTACTCGCCAAAAGATGAACAGCGAGAAAGTTCATTTGCTGCTGTACGCAATCGGGAAATTGTTGATACAACCGCTGAAAACAATGCCCGATCTAAAGCACTGCTCAGCAGTACCTTATCCAGTGTTGGCAAGGGTCCTCAGGTGCAGGGATTCGACACTACGCCGCAGCCGGTTAAAACCCAACCAATTGATTTCAAAGCAGAACAGTTAAAAAGCAAACAGATAGCAGCATTTCAGGGCAAGCTTCCAGCAGCCTCGGCGCTTAACATACCGGTGACATCTCTGCAGACTCAACTGCAGGGACGTTTGCCAGCCGCAAGCCTGCTGAATCAAACTGGTGGCGGTCCGGCAAATGCTTCGCAGATACCGGGCATATCACAGTACGAGATTAATAAAAAGGAAATCGCATCCGCACCGCCTGTGGTAAAACAGTACGCGCAAGCCATGAACTATCTCATGGAGGGTAACCCGATTGGGGTAGCTATAGGTAATGCCTTTAGTGGTAACTCAGGCGCTACCCGTAAAGACTCAAGTGGAAATACAGTAGTGGATAAAGTAGCAGATGCGGTAAACAACTTTGTAACGCCGTTCCTGACTCCTACAGGTGCACCTGTAGGTTCAGGTCCAAACGTGGCGCCGTATGAAGCCGCAGGTAAACTCTTAAACACAGGGGCCGGAATGAAGGCAACTAACGCGATCTCCAAGATCATACCCAAAGTTAGCCCATCTACGGCGAATAATATCGTGCGTGGAGGACTCACAGAAGGATTGGCCGGAACTGTACAAAACGTTGCCTCTGGGCTAATGAACCAACAGGATAGTAACCGGGAAATTGGTATAAATGCCTTGATTGGTGGTGGGTTTGGTCTAGGTCTGGGTACAGTGGGAGGCGCGGTTAAATCCGGTTTTGAAAAGTTTGCTGAGGTACGAGCAGCAAGAAATTCCGGTATACCAGAAGGCGCAGCAATAGAAACACCATCATCCATTACCAATAGAAATCCAAATATAGAGACAGATATACCGGTACAGGAAATGATTGCTAGGGCGCCGGAGGCTGTGAAATCAGCACCAGAAAAAGTAAAACCAGCAATTGATGAAAACATAAGTGCCAGGGATCGTGAGATCATCAACAAACCGGCGTCTGAATTAACGCAAGAGGATATAGACTATGCGCTCAAGTCGTCCTTGGAGAATGAGAGAGTGCTTTACTCGTCTCCAGCGCCGGAGCCTAAACCAGTGTCTTCACCTGAACCTGTGAAATTACCTGTTAAAACAGAGTTGCAGGAGGTCGAGGAAGCAATTCAAGCAGTCAATCATCCTAATGTACGGGATAAGGTTTACTCGTACCTTGATGATGCTGAGAAGGCGGCCAGAGAACGCATTGCCAAACGTAAAGGCAACCTGAACTCAAGCCCGTTGCCAGAGTGGGCGGATTATGCGGTAATCATGGCTTCCAAGCTCGGTAAAAGCACAATCAAAGTGGCAAACTTCACAGAGGAACTGGTCAAGGAGTTCGGCGAATCTGTCCGTCCACATGCAGATAAGATCCTACGCATGAGCCGGGAGGAATTGCGGCGACAAGAACGATTGGTGAGTGATGAAGGGAAAGCTGCAATTGAATTTAACACCAAGACCGAAGGTGATGCTGCTTCATTCAGAACGAAAATCAGCAGAGACGTTAAAGTTAAGAAGAAACCTTTCGGGGAAAGATGGCAGCAATGGCGGACACAAACCACAGATGACCTAGCAGCATTGGAAACCGTTGAAAAGAATGTACGTGGGGGAAAACTAGCCAGTGCTGAAGACAGCTTGTACAAGGCTGCTAGGCTCTTCAAAGGCGCTCCTGAACGTGCTAGCCTCATCATACAAGACAGACTGGGTCCTGTCATTCGGAGAGTAGAGGCCATAGGGAAAACATCCGAAGACCTAGAGGATTACGTGCTTGCTATGCATGCTAAGGACGTGAACGCAGCCGGATATAAATCCGGTTATACAAATCAAGAGATTAAATCAATCATTGATGAACTGGCATCACCTGAAATGATAGCAGCTCAGCAAGAAATAGTTAAAGTTAACCGCGATATGCTAAAGGAACTGGTGGACAGTGGCGTAGTATCCAAGGAACTGTATGATGTGCTGGGCGAACGCTGGAAGAACTACATCCCTTTGTTCCGCGAAATGGATAACGATAAGGTAGGATTAGGCGGCGGGTTATCGAGTGCTCTCGCCAACGTAACCAGCCCGATTAAGGCGTTGCAAGGGTCAGAGCGAAAGGTCATTGCTCCGCTGGAAAATATGGTGAAGAACATCTTCCAAAGCGTCAATGCTGCCGAACGCAATAATGTGGCCCGGCAGATACCGAAGCTTGCTGAACTGGATGGAAACGGCACATTCTTCCGCAAACTCACCAATGCCGAGCAAGTAGGCGAAAAAAACGTAGTCAAGGTTAAGGTAGATGGCAAGGAAGTTCGGTATGAGGTGCAGCCTGAGGTATACAAGGCACTGATGAACCTGGACCAAGAGTCCAGCAACACGCTGATTAACATCCTATCTAAGCCTGCCAGCCTGCTGCGTGCCGGGGCCACACTTACACCTGAGTTCGCACTGCGCAACCCAATCCGTGATATCAATAACGCATTCGTTGTCTCCGAAAGTGGATTCAATCCTATTACAGACTTCGGCGCCGGGTTGATCCAGACCATCACGAAAGGCCCATTGTACAAAGAGTGGATTGATAACCTGGGAGCTTACGGAAATACGCTTTCTATGGATAGAAATCTTCACAAAAAAGCCTTAGAAACGGTTCTGAGGCAGCCGAATTCGAAAAAATTTGTAAATTTGGTTAACGGTAAGTCACTGATTGGACTATTGAGAGCCATTTCAGACACCACAGAATCAGCGACCAAGGTCGGGGAGTACCGAGCAGCACTGCGTTCTGGCTCCAGCAAGCAAGAGGCAGCGTACCGGTCCCGTGATTTGATGGATTTTGCCCGTGGTGGAGCTAGTGTGAGGCCTCTAAACCGTGTTGTTTCATTTTTTAATGCTAATGTTCAAGGTAAATCAAAACTTATAAGAGCAATTAAAAATGATCCCTTAGGCGTTGTGTCTCGTGGATTTGTTTCTGTTACAGCACCAACAATAGGTATCTTTATCGCTAACCGCGAGTTTGCAAATAAGACACAAAAGGATACTATTGCTAATGCTCCAGATTGGATGAAGGACTCCTTCTGGTTACTGGCTGTTCCGGGTACAGATACTGTGGCTCGTATTCCAAAGCCATTTGATTTGGCAGCAGTATTTGCTAATCTGCCAGAAAAGGCACTGGACTTTGTGTTTAACAAGGACTCTGCAGCGTTTGATGGATTTGCACGGCGAGCATTGAAAGATGCTTCATTGCCAACACAAATTTCTGGATTGCTCCCACTTTATGAAGGATACTCAAATTATTCTTTCTTTAAAGAAGGTCCTATCATTCCACGTTCTGAGCAAGGATTAGAGTTCTCTGACCAGTATGACCCGGTTCGCACTACGACATCTGCTAGGATCATTGCGGGTGGCGTAGAGAAGCTTACTGGTGGTAAAGGTACATTCAAGAACTTCAGTTCACCGCGAGTGATCGACAATACACTGCAGGGATTGACTGCAGGCCTTGGTAAATATGCATCTGATGCAGTGGACTTTATCCTAGACAAGACAGGGGCATTTGAGAGGACAGCAAAGCCAGCCAAGTCAATTGAACAGGCACCATTTACCCGTTCGTTCCTTGTTGATCCCAACCAAGGCGGAAAAGCAATGGATAAGTTCTATCAGAAAAAAGAAGAGCTCACCAAGGAAAAGGCATCTGCAAAGCTTAACAAGAAGCCTTTCACGAAGCAAGGACAACTGAAGAGCATAAATGATGTTTCTGAGGCAGTGAGCGACATCAACAAAACAATTAAAGCAATTGAGCGTGGCCCATTAAATTCAAAACAAAAGCAATTGAAAATCGAGCCATTAATCAAGCGCAGAAACGAAATGATTCAGCGCTTAACCCTGAAAATGAAGGATCAAAAGTGA
- a CDS encoding transglycosylase SLT domain-containing protein gives MSSPTASVSGAYNNYYKASADAKSNPKNYAIASSAISQSLKAAGKPAEWQKPLEELVARESSFNPNAKNPKSTAAGLYQFLNGTRKNYGGNSVDWSDPNQQASKGLQYVIDRYGDPYKALQFWDKNKWY, from the coding sequence CTGAGTAGCCCCACAGCTTCGGTTAGTGGGGCTTACAACAATTACTACAAAGCTTCGGCGGACGCAAAATCTAATCCGAAAAATTATGCGATTGCATCATCGGCTATATCTCAATCCTTAAAAGCAGCAGGTAAACCAGCAGAATGGCAGAAACCCCTTGAAGAATTGGTGGCGCGGGAGAGCAGCTTTAATCCTAATGCAAAAAATCCTAAATCTACGGCTGCTGGGCTATATCAGTTCTTGAATGGCACTCGTAAAAATTATGGTGGAAACAGCGTAGACTGGTCTGATCCAAACCAGCAAGCCAGCAAAGGACTTCAATATGTAATAGATCGTTATGGGGATCCTTACAAAGCCCTTCAATTTTGGGACAAAAATAAGTGGTACTAA
- a CDS encoding putative holin-like toxin encodes MPVEIKDALTLMIQFATLMILVLSFNKKK; translated from the coding sequence ATGCCTGTGGAGATAAAAGATGCGTTAACGTTAATGATCCAATTTGCAACGTTGATGATACTCGTTTTATCTTTTAACAAAAAGAAATAG
- a CDS encoding phage adaptor protein, with product MQISDIISEADLLVPNEVPLADKIVALNALNNDFFNVVKIPRVLSLAPVKDQAAYSISTEVRLKNIDLVMVGIIKYKELVPGTTNPLQNTYTFDDSTHTLTLRPAPYSNGLQGVLRYARIATTTFTTGNLGAVPDAPDEYHFTYYVGLAAYLANAMDDTGKAATYESQYRAVWEQAATQYAGVTANG from the coding sequence ATGCAAATCAGTGATATCATATCAGAAGCTGACCTACTGGTCCCGAACGAAGTCCCACTTGCAGACAAAATCGTCGCACTGAACGCGCTAAACAATGACTTTTTCAACGTGGTTAAGATCCCGAGGGTGCTGTCACTCGCGCCGGTAAAGGATCAGGCAGCATATTCCATATCAACTGAGGTCCGGCTGAAGAACATTGACCTTGTGATGGTGGGAATCATCAAGTATAAGGAACTCGTTCCCGGCACTACGAACCCACTACAGAACACCTATACCTTTGACGACAGCACCCATACATTGACCTTGCGTCCTGCGCCGTACTCAAACGGTTTGCAGGGCGTTTTACGTTACGCTAGGATAGCGACAACAACATTCACGACAGGCAACCTGGGCGCAGTTCCAGACGCTCCAGACGAATACCACTTTACTTATTACGTGGGATTGGCTGCATACCTTGCTAACGCGATGGACGACACCGGAAAGGCTGCAACCTATGAGAGCCAATACCGAGCCGTATGGGAACAGGCTGCTACACAATATGCAGGGGTGACCGCCAATGGTTAA